A region of Gloeocapsopsis sp. IPPAS B-1203 DNA encodes the following proteins:
- a CDS encoding glycosyltransferase, which produces MSKPQVTIVVSPRERFSCAQASLESIYEHTRTPFNLIYVDGGSPAKIKRYLEKQAIEKQFQLIRTEHYLSPNKARNLGLAQVNSEYVVFIDNDVVVTPGWLQQLVKCAEETKATVVSPLICQGEPVHEEVHCAGGESRVKIETSCDRTRRRIVEKIYKQGRKVADVLPQLQRHQTGLAEFHCMMVRTEIFEQIGMLDEAILNTKEHVDFCMTVMETGGSVYLEPESIVTYVPGPPLELTDMPFYMLRWSDAWELTSLHRLRDKWNLTEDEYFKNRYNGLGWRRKTTIIKPLSRKISKTILRRQSKKVEDLLVSVDKALNKYLTNRYARKQLQMQPSQTPQLQQSPTTV; this is translated from the coding sequence ATGTCAAAACCACAAGTCACAATTGTTGTCTCACCGCGAGAGCGTTTTAGCTGCGCGCAAGCATCATTAGAAAGCATTTACGAACACACGCGAACACCATTCAATTTGATATACGTTGATGGAGGTTCGCCAGCAAAAATCAAGCGTTATCTAGAAAAACAAGCAATTGAAAAGCAATTTCAACTGATTCGCACTGAACACTATCTCTCCCCAAATAAAGCAAGAAACTTGGGACTAGCGCAGGTGAACAGTGAATACGTGGTTTTTATTGATAACGATGTTGTTGTTACCCCAGGTTGGTTGCAACAATTGGTAAAGTGTGCTGAAGAAACAAAAGCCACCGTCGTAAGTCCGCTGATTTGTCAAGGTGAGCCAGTGCATGAAGAAGTACACTGCGCTGGTGGTGAATCGAGAGTCAAAATAGAAACTTCATGCGATCGCACTCGTCGCCGAATAGTGGAAAAAATCTACAAGCAAGGGCGCAAAGTTGCAGATGTCCTACCGCAACTCCAAAGACATCAAACAGGACTTGCAGAGTTCCATTGCATGATGGTTCGTACAGAAATTTTTGAACAGATTGGGATGCTCGATGAAGCTATTTTAAATACTAAGGAACACGTAGATTTCTGCATGACAGTTATGGAAACTGGCGGTAGCGTTTATCTAGAACCAGAATCCATTGTTACCTACGTACCAGGACCGCCACTAGAATTGACTGATATGCCTTTCTATATGTTACGTTGGAGCGATGCTTGGGAACTTACTAGCCTACATCGCTTGCGTGATAAATGGAACCTTACTGAAGATGAGTATTTCAAAAATCGGTATAACGGTTTAGGCTGGCGGAGAAAAACGACTATTATCAAACCTTTGAGTCGCAAGATTAGCAAAACAATCTTAAGGCGTCAAAGCAAGAAAGTTGAGGATTTGCTAGTGAGTGTGGATAAAGCACTCAATAAATATCTTACTAATCGCTACGCTCGTAAACAGTTACAAATGCAACCCAGCCAAACGCCACAACTACAGCAATCTCCAACAACAGTTTGA
- a CDS encoding glycosyltransferase, translating to MKIAFVVLGFPELSQTFILNQITGLIDRGHSVDIYALKGSEVETSKVHPDVEKYQLLARTCYYSVPNLPKNILWRFAKGFWLLSAKLYKNPQIWLRSLNIFQHSNAMSLRPLYKVIPLLEKPNHYDIIHCQFGLCGLQAMSLRKFGLLQGKLVVAFRGFDISEFIQQHGDGVYHELFTEGDFFLTNCDYFRQRLLKLGCAEDKVIVHRSGLDCQRFIFNPAKVDSQPVIQIVTSGRLVEKKGIEYAIRAVAKVAKNQPRIEYKIIGDGPLKQALQQLIEELNVSDTIRLLGWKDQQEIIGILKKSHIFIAPSVTAKSGDQDAPVNVLKEAMAIGLPVISTYHGGIPELIQDNVSGFLVPERDADAIAEKISYLLNNPQIWVPITQTARLQVEENYDLHKLNDELVDIYQQLLTQGSVRMSSQKVVKNASVTY from the coding sequence ATGAAAATAGCCTTCGTTGTCTTAGGCTTTCCTGAGTTATCACAAACATTTATCCTTAATCAAATCACTGGGTTGATTGATCGCGGTCATTCAGTTGATATCTATGCCCTCAAAGGTTCAGAAGTAGAAACTTCTAAAGTCCACCCAGATGTCGAAAAATATCAACTTTTAGCAAGAACGTGTTACTACTCTGTTCCCAATTTACCTAAAAATATCTTGTGGCGATTTGCGAAGGGATTTTGGTTACTCTCGGCTAAGCTATACAAAAATCCTCAGATTTGGTTGCGATCGCTCAACATTTTTCAGCACAGTAATGCAATGTCCTTGCGACCGTTATATAAAGTTATCCCGCTTCTAGAAAAACCTAATCACTACGATATTATCCATTGCCAATTTGGTTTGTGTGGGCTGCAAGCAATGTCGCTACGAAAATTTGGCTTGCTGCAAGGTAAATTAGTTGTTGCTTTTCGAGGGTTTGATATTAGTGAATTTATTCAGCAGCATGGCGATGGAGTCTATCACGAATTATTTACAGAGGGTGATTTTTTCTTAACAAACTGCGATTATTTCCGACAGCGTTTACTGAAACTTGGTTGTGCAGAAGATAAAGTTATCGTGCATCGCTCAGGCTTAGACTGTCAGCGATTTATTTTTAATCCTGCTAAAGTAGACTCTCAGCCTGTAATTCAGATCGTGACAAGTGGACGCCTAGTTGAAAAAAAAGGTATTGAATACGCTATTCGCGCTGTAGCAAAAGTTGCAAAAAATCAGCCACGTATTGAATATAAAATTATTGGTGATGGACCTCTCAAGCAAGCATTACAGCAACTAATTGAAGAATTAAATGTAAGTGACACAATACGGTTATTGGGATGGAAAGATCAACAAGAAATTATTGGGATCTTGAAAAAATCTCATATTTTTATCGCTCCAAGTGTGACTGCTAAAAGTGGCGATCAAGATGCTCCAGTAAATGTTCTCAAAGAAGCAATGGCAATTGGGCTACCTGTGATATCAACATATCATGGCGGAATTCCTGAACTCATTCAAGATAATGTATCGGGGTTTTTAGTCCCAGAACGTGATGCGGATGCGATCGCCGAAAAAATAAGCTATCTTTTGAACAATCCCCAAATTTGGGTTCCTATTACACAAACAGCTCGCCTTCAGGTAGAAGAAAATTATGATTTGCATAAACTTAATGATGAGCTTGTAGATATTTATCAACAATTACTGACGCAAGGTTCCGTGCGTATGAGTTCTCAAAAAGTGGTTAAGAATGCATCTGTGACTTACTAA
- a CDS encoding M23 family metallopeptidase, whose amino-acid sequence MTLRYWTFFSALPLGLLLLSMQVNSALGNDDLVTDQGCPAPALSRLTRHKVAPGETLESIAQKYNVIPATLLGMNPALRAAQVTVGSEVLVPPFNGIRVEVPPSQSWQQIATKYKVRADVLFEANGCQPVSQFVFIPGVNWSPEAPSTSASSQFTKYPLPAKATVAIGYGWQINPNTGQVFFHSGVDLLAPTGTSVQAVGAGTVAFAGEQGSYGNLVVINHQEGRQTRYAHLQKVSVTTGQTVPPGQVLGTVGITGEPTSTEPHLHFEVRYNSSLGWVAEEPTL is encoded by the coding sequence ATGACTTTACGCTATTGGACATTTTTTTCGGCACTACCTCTAGGCTTATTGCTCTTGAGCATGCAAGTAAATTCTGCACTTGGTAATGATGACTTAGTTACAGATCAAGGATGTCCTGCACCAGCGCTATCGCGGCTCACTCGTCATAAAGTCGCTCCAGGTGAAACCTTGGAATCTATTGCACAAAAATATAATGTTATTCCCGCTACTCTGCTGGGGATGAACCCTGCACTTCGCGCAGCACAAGTTACCGTTGGTAGTGAAGTTCTAGTTCCTCCTTTCAATGGTATTCGGGTAGAAGTTCCACCCAGCCAATCCTGGCAGCAAATTGCTACAAAATACAAAGTTCGAGCTGATGTTTTGTTTGAGGCTAATGGTTGTCAACCAGTATCGCAATTTGTATTTATTCCTGGTGTCAATTGGTCGCCTGAGGCTCCTAGCACTAGTGCAAGTAGTCAATTTACAAAGTATCCTTTGCCTGCCAAAGCTACAGTAGCAATCGGGTATGGTTGGCAGATTAACCCGAATACAGGTCAAGTTTTCTTTCACAGTGGGGTAGATTTGTTAGCACCCACCGGAACATCAGTACAAGCTGTTGGCGCCGGAACTGTAGCTTTTGCCGGAGAACAAGGTAGTTATGGTAATCTCGTCGTCATTAATCACCAAGAAGGACGCCAAACTCGCTACGCCCACCTACAAAAAGTCAGCGTAACGACAGGTCAAACAGTGCCACCTGGGCAAGTGCTGGGAACTGTTGGAATAACAGGGGAGCCTACATCCACGGAGCCTCATTTGCATTTTGAAGTTCGTTATAACTCCTCACTTGGTTGGGTTGCAGAAGAACCTACGTTGTAA
- a CDS encoding HhoA/HhoB/HtrA family serine endopeptidase gives MSLSLKSLTTALILLAIGGGAGWWGSQYFSMYSRSSKELSTVPVIVPPLSEQLLMPETSTGTSGNSDRNFIASAVEKVGPAVVRINATRTVTNRLPQAFNNPLLRRFFGSEQEMPEERIERGTGSGFILSQDGRVLTNAHVVAETNTVQVTLKDGRSFEGKVVGTDAITDVAVVKIQANNLPAVKLGNSRNLSPGQWAIAIGNPLGLDNTVTVGIISATDRSSAQVGVPDKRVNFIQTDAAINPGNSGGPLLNAEGEVIGVNTAIRSDAQGLGFAIPIDTAARIANKLFTKGSVDHPFLGIQMVDLTPATKEDINQETSLNIQQEQGVLIVRVIRRSPSHRAGLREGDIIQRIDGRRIRKASEVQERVESSEVGALLNIEVNRNGKVETFRVAPEAFPVEELG, from the coding sequence ATGAGTTTATCGTTAAAGAGTTTGACCACTGCGCTGATCTTGTTGGCGATTGGAGGTGGTGCTGGTTGGTGGGGTAGTCAGTATTTCTCAATGTACAGTCGTTCGTCAAAAGAGTTAAGTACAGTACCTGTGATTGTGCCACCCTTATCAGAGCAACTTCTGATGCCTGAAACCTCAACAGGCACGAGTGGAAACAGCGATCGCAACTTTATCGCCTCAGCAGTAGAAAAAGTAGGACCTGCCGTTGTACGGATTAATGCCACGCGCACGGTGACTAACCGACTTCCCCAAGCGTTCAATAATCCCTTGTTACGGAGATTTTTCGGCTCAGAACAAGAAATGCCGGAAGAAAGAATAGAACGCGGTACTGGTTCGGGATTTATTCTGAGTCAAGATGGACGCGTGTTAACCAATGCTCATGTGGTTGCGGAAACGAACACAGTACAAGTGACCCTCAAAGATGGTCGCAGTTTCGAGGGTAAAGTTGTAGGAACGGATGCGATCACAGATGTTGCTGTTGTCAAAATTCAAGCTAACAACTTACCAGCAGTCAAATTGGGAAATTCGCGTAACTTATCTCCAGGACAATGGGCGATCGCCATTGGCAATCCCTTAGGATTAGATAACACCGTGACTGTTGGTATCATTAGTGCGACAGACCGCTCTAGCGCTCAAGTAGGCGTACCTGATAAACGAGTTAACTTTATTCAAACTGACGCAGCAATTAATCCTGGTAACTCTGGGGGTCCGCTATTAAACGCCGAGGGTGAAGTAATTGGTGTAAACACTGCGATTCGCTCGGATGCTCAAGGACTAGGTTTTGCCATCCCTATTGATACGGCGGCAAGAATTGCTAACAAACTTTTTACAAAAGGTAGCGTCGATCATCCTTTTTTGGGAATTCAAATGGTTGACCTTACCCCTGCAACAAAGGAAGATATCAATCAAGAAACAAGCCTAAACATCCAGCAAGAGCAGGGTGTATTGATTGTGCGCGTCATTAGAAGATCTCCCTCACACCGTGCTGGTTTACGCGAAGGCGATATCATTCAAAGAATCGATGGTAGACGCATTCGCAAAGCATCTGAGGTTCAAGAACGCGTTGAATCTAGTGAGGTTGGTGCTCTACTTAACATAGAAGTTAACCGTAATGGCAAAGTTGAAACTTTTCGGGTAGCCCCAGAAGCTTTTCCTGTCGAGGAACTAGGTTAA
- a CDS encoding DUF760 domain-containing protein, translating into MVFDPDFLSDDPQEESQANPLLNYLQRQSPEMLAHVARSVSPEIKEIISQNVQGLVGMLPSENFNVKISTDRDNLAGLLASAMMTGYFLRQMEQRMHLDDLADSVPLPGDSTGGQ; encoded by the coding sequence ATGGTATTTGATCCTGACTTTCTCAGTGATGATCCTCAAGAAGAGTCGCAAGCAAATCCACTACTAAACTACCTGCAGCGTCAATCACCGGAGATGTTAGCTCATGTAGCTCGTTCTGTTAGTCCCGAGATTAAGGAGATCATTTCTCAAAATGTTCAAGGGCTAGTCGGAATGCTTCCTTCTGAAAATTTTAACGTGAAAATCTCTACAGATCGGGACAATCTAGCCGGTCTTTTGGCATCAGCAATGATGACAGGCTATTTTCTCCGCCAAATGGAACAGCGCATGCATCTTGATGATTTAGCTGACTCTGTGCCTTTACCAGGCGATTCCACAGGAGGACAGTAG
- a CDS encoding GMC family oxidoreductase, with translation MITDIVEMDQTKLRGQVVVLGSGIAGAEVATHLARHGQEVVLVESGREQFDPSIQALNDVIFLGKRHRELDPDSYYHRYLPPELRGVSRVRQFGGTSNVWTGKWKYLQPLDFEGRPWVTNSGWPIHFADLLEHYRSAAKDYGFGDLEAEAVRPEIMELRAKLAAGGLKMSSFYWEQTPTRTAIRFGDEMRRSKNLHVVLGATATELRLNDSCQRVTAVVCRSLEGRELIVEGDVIIIATGAFEAARLLLASNRQIPSGIGNAHDLVGRFYTDHPKHHTGTLQPGPLTRQYAYELQYAPKPRFCICFALDDATQREQELLEHVLYLKPIYEKSKRLWRTLRFRPACRDGNGSVATYRVKFVTEQVPHESSRIKLGTECDALGQRKLEVDWCFTDQDQRSMAKTLQLLTQRFAEVGLGTFDFGDDPPSLETMTDAAHQMGTTRMASRPEEGVVDTDCRVFGTDNLYVASSAVFPTGPSYSPTFTILALARRLGQHLLQTSKVLQI, from the coding sequence ATGATTACCGATATTGTCGAGATGGACCAAACGAAGCTGCGGGGACAGGTAGTTGTACTCGGCTCTGGGATCGCGGGTGCCGAAGTAGCAACGCACCTTGCGCGTCATGGTCAAGAGGTGGTGCTCGTGGAAAGTGGGCGCGAGCAATTTGATCCATCGATCCAGGCATTGAATGATGTCATCTTTCTTGGTAAACGCCATCGCGAACTGGATCCAGACTCTTACTACCATCGATACTTGCCACCTGAGCTACGTGGAGTCAGTCGCGTACGTCAGTTTGGTGGCACGAGTAACGTCTGGACAGGTAAGTGGAAATACTTGCAGCCCTTAGATTTTGAGGGTAGACCCTGGGTTACTAATAGTGGCTGGCCAATACATTTTGCTGATCTCTTGGAACACTACCGTTCGGCGGCAAAAGATTACGGCTTCGGTGATTTAGAAGCAGAAGCTGTACGACCCGAAATTATGGAACTTCGAGCCAAGCTCGCCGCAGGTGGTTTGAAAATGAGCAGCTTTTATTGGGAGCAGACCCCCACGCGCACGGCGATCCGCTTTGGTGACGAGATGCGCCGCTCAAAAAACTTGCACGTCGTGTTGGGCGCAACCGCAACAGAATTAAGACTCAACGATTCCTGTCAACGCGTAACCGCAGTCGTTTGCCGCTCACTCGAAGGTCGAGAACTCATTGTCGAAGGCGACGTAATCATTATTGCAACTGGGGCGTTTGAAGCCGCACGTCTCCTACTAGCCTCAAACCGTCAAATTCCTAGTGGAATCGGCAATGCACATGACCTCGTTGGTCGCTTTTATACTGACCATCCTAAGCACCACACCGGAACACTACAGCCAGGTCCTTTAACTCGACAATATGCCTACGAGCTGCAATACGCCCCAAAACCACGTTTCTGTATATGCTTTGCGCTTGACGACGCAACCCAGCGAGAGCAAGAGCTGCTTGAGCATGTCTTGTACCTGAAACCAATCTACGAGAAGTCAAAACGCCTGTGGCGAACTTTGCGGTTCCGTCCTGCTTGCCGAGACGGTAATGGCTCTGTCGCCACCTACCGAGTTAAGTTTGTGACTGAGCAGGTTCCCCATGAGAGCAGTCGCATTAAGCTGGGAACGGAATGCGACGCACTAGGTCAACGAAAGCTGGAGGTCGATTGGTGCTTCACCGACCAGGATCAGCGTTCGATGGCGAAAACGCTGCAACTTTTGACGCAACGGTTTGCGGAAGTTGGACTTGGAACCTTTGACTTCGGAGACGATCCGCCGAGTTTGGAGACTATGACCGACGCAGCCCATCAAATGGGTACCACTCGTATGGCCAGTCGCCCCGAAGAGGGTGTCGTTGACACAGATTGTCGAGTGTTCGGTACCGATAATCTCTATGTGGCTAGTTCGGCAGTGTTTCCGACTGGTCCGTCGTACTCACCTACCTTCACAATCTTGGCACTTGCGCGCCGCCTCGGTCAACATCTGCTCCAGACCTCGAAAGTCTTACAAATTTAG
- the scpB gene encoding SMC-Scp complex subunit ScpB, whose product MELRLSNKIEAILYLKGQPLSIAQLAEYAGCDRHTLEEGLIELIDDYAHRNSALEVVETVSGTYSLQLKSNFQELVQTLIPVELGVGALRTLAAIALRSPMTQTELVNLRGSGAYQHVQELVEQGFVRKRRPLDSRSFLLDVTDKFYQYFQLEQLPQLLSNSDNEQEADVQEQVN is encoded by the coding sequence ATGGAATTACGTTTATCCAACAAGATTGAAGCGATTTTGTATCTCAAAGGTCAGCCACTATCGATCGCCCAACTGGCAGAATATGCAGGATGCGATCGCCACACTCTTGAGGAAGGACTGATTGAACTTATTGATGACTATGCACATCGTAATAGCGCTTTAGAAGTTGTAGAAACTGTATCAGGTACTTATAGCCTACAACTCAAGTCAAATTTTCAAGAATTGGTGCAAACACTTATTCCGGTAGAACTTGGGGTAGGGGCTTTACGAACTTTAGCGGCGATCGCCCTGCGTAGTCCAATGACACAAACTGAACTTGTCAACCTCCGTGGTTCTGGAGCATATCAACACGTCCAAGAACTTGTAGAACAGGGCTTTGTCCGCAAACGCCGTCCCTTAGACAGTCGCTCATTCTTGCTGGATGTGACTGATAAGTTTTATCAATATTTTCAATTAGAGCAACTTCCTCAGCTACTCAGTAACAGCGATAATGAGCAGGAAGCGGACGTGCAAGAACAAGTAAATTAA
- a CDS encoding peptidylprolyl isomerase, translating to MTNLNCWWKKILTVLLLVAMFFGTSVVWWTSPSNAALPAGNAITDGKALLRYSLPIDNQAVRDLQADLEDIATQLRANRRWGAISKDVSQASRIVNSQKDELLKSIPDEQQPQAEALIDELQAGINDLRQATESKDKEQIWIGRAKVLNLVSTLEELMVQGFPYDVPDEYSNLPQLKGRATVEMETNKGNLTIVVDGYSAPVTAGNFVDLVERGFYNGLEFIRAEDSYVLQTGDPPGSEQGFIDPGTGKYRSIPLEVLVKGDLVPTYGITLEQAGRYRDEPVLPFSAYGAVAMARPEFDNNGGSSQFFFFLFEPELTPAGRNLLDGRYAVFGYLTEGKEVLEQLKEGDKIVSAKVVSGVEHLVQPQ from the coding sequence ATGACAAATTTGAACTGCTGGTGGAAAAAAATTCTCACCGTACTATTGCTGGTCGCGATGTTTTTTGGAACAAGTGTTGTCTGGTGGACTTCCCCCAGCAATGCGGCGTTGCCAGCTGGAAATGCCATTACTGATGGTAAAGCTTTACTGCGTTACTCGCTTCCGATTGATAATCAAGCTGTTCGGGATTTGCAAGCCGACTTAGAAGACATTGCTACTCAACTACGAGCAAATCGACGCTGGGGCGCTATTTCCAAAGACGTTTCTCAAGCTTCTCGCATCGTTAACTCACAGAAAGATGAACTACTCAAAAGCATTCCCGATGAGCAACAGCCACAGGCAGAAGCCCTCATTGATGAGCTGCAAGCTGGTATCAACGATTTGCGACAAGCCACTGAGTCAAAGGATAAAGAGCAGATTTGGATAGGGCGGGCTAAAGTTCTCAATTTGGTCAGTACTCTTGAAGAATTGATGGTGCAAGGATTTCCCTATGACGTTCCAGATGAGTATAGTAATTTACCCCAGCTCAAAGGTCGTGCCACAGTGGAGATGGAAACCAACAAAGGCAATTTGACTATTGTTGTAGACGGCTATAGCGCTCCTGTCACCGCAGGAAACTTTGTCGATTTGGTAGAACGAGGCTTTTATAACGGTTTAGAGTTTATTCGAGCAGAAGACTCGTATGTACTACAAACCGGCGATCCACCTGGTTCAGAGCAAGGATTTATTGATCCAGGTACAGGAAAATATCGTAGTATTCCTTTGGAAGTTCTTGTGAAAGGCGATCTTGTTCCTACCTATGGCATTACATTAGAGCAAGCTGGTCGCTATCGTGACGAACCAGTACTACCATTTTCAGCCTATGGTGCAGTTGCGATGGCGCGTCCAGAGTTTGATAATAATGGAGGTTCTTCACAATTTTTCTTCTTTTTGTTTGAGCCTGAACTGACTCCAGCAGGTCGTAATCTATTAGACGGTCGTTATGCTGTGTTTGGTTACTTAACGGAAGGAAAAGAAGTGCTAGAACAGCTTAAAGAAGGAGATAAAATTGTTTCTGCCAAAGTGGTTAGCGGTGTAGAACATTTAGTTCAACCGCAATAA
- the efp gene encoding elongation factor P encodes MISSNDFRPGVTIVLDGSVWRVVEFLHVKPGKGSAFVRTKLKNVQSGSVVERTFRAGETVPQANLEKSTMQHTYKDGDEFVFMDMETYEESRLSANQIGDRVKYIKDGMEVNVVRWGDQVLEVELPNSVTLEIVQTDPGVRGDTATGGTKPATLETGATVMVPLFISQGERIRIDTRNDTYLGRE; translated from the coding sequence ATGATTTCTAGTAATGATTTTCGACCTGGTGTCACGATTGTGTTAGATGGGTCTGTTTGGCGAGTAGTGGAATTTCTTCACGTCAAACCAGGAAAAGGATCTGCCTTTGTCCGAACCAAGCTAAAGAATGTTCAAAGTGGCAGCGTTGTAGAGCGAACCTTCCGTGCTGGGGAAACAGTACCCCAAGCCAATTTAGAAAAAAGCACGATGCAGCATACCTATAAAGACGGTGATGAATTCGTTTTTATGGATATGGAAACATATGAAGAAAGCAGATTAAGTGCTAATCAAATTGGCGATCGCGTCAAGTACATAAAAGATGGCATGGAAGTCAATGTCGTTCGTTGGGGCGATCAGGTACTTGAAGTAGAATTACCTAATTCTGTCACTTTAGAAATTGTCCAAACTGATCCAGGAGTACGGGGAGACACTGCTACTGGCGGTACTAAACCAGCAACACTAGAAACAGGTGCAACGGTGATGGTGCCTTTGTTTATCTCTCAAGGCGAACGCATCCGAATTGATACGCGTAACGATACTTATTTAGGTCGGGAATAA
- the accB gene encoding acetyl-CoA carboxylase biotin carboxyl carrier protein — MPLDFNELRQLLLTIAQTDIAELTLKSDDFELTVRKAVGMSNASLLGAIPSGVVGLESTPTTPPTSTTAVNGLDTPSRGAETTSSGFVAGQASTPAAKDQKLVEVVSPMVGTFYRSPAPGEPSFVEVGDRVRSGQTVCIIEAMKLMNEIETEVSGQVVEILVQNGEPVEYGQPLLRLNPD, encoded by the coding sequence GTGCCACTTGATTTTAATGAACTCCGGCAACTTCTGCTAACAATCGCTCAAACAGATATTGCGGAACTAACTCTCAAAAGCGACGATTTTGAACTAACGGTACGTAAGGCTGTTGGTATGAGCAATGCATCACTGCTTGGTGCAATACCAAGTGGCGTAGTAGGTTTAGAATCAACGCCGACTACGCCGCCAACATCTACCACGGCAGTCAATGGATTAGATACTCCATCACGAGGGGCAGAAACTACCTCAAGTGGATTTGTGGCTGGACAAGCTTCTACACCTGCAGCAAAGGATCAGAAATTAGTTGAAGTGGTGTCTCCAATGGTGGGAACATTTTATCGTTCTCCTGCTCCTGGTGAACCTTCATTTGTGGAAGTTGGCGATCGCGTTAGAAGTGGTCAAACTGTCTGCATTATTGAGGCAATGAAGCTTATGAATGAAATTGAAACTGAAGTTTCTGGACAAGTAGTAGAAATCTTAGTGCAAAATGGCGAGCCGGTTGAATACGGACAGCCTTTACTGCGTCTCAACCCAGATTAA
- a CDS encoding metalloregulator ArsR/SmtB family transcription factor, which yields MKSAKPVPPEVVQQVADYFSLLSEPMRLRLLHLLSDGEKCVQELVEATQTSQANVSKHLKIMWQAGILSRRSCGTSAYYRVEDDTIFELCNVVYNRLATRIQQQANSFQVLNRNR from the coding sequence ATGAAGTCAGCGAAGCCTGTGCCGCCAGAAGTTGTGCAACAAGTAGCTGATTACTTCAGCCTTCTCAGTGAACCGATGCGCCTGCGTCTACTGCATTTGCTGAGTGACGGTGAAAAATGCGTGCAAGAATTGGTAGAAGCAACACAAACAAGTCAAGCCAATGTTTCTAAACATTTAAAAATTATGTGGCAAGCTGGAATCCTCAGCCGCCGTAGTTGTGGAACCTCTGCTTATTACCGAGTAGAAGACGATACAATCTTTGAATTGTGCAATGTAGTCTACAATCGCCTTGCCACTCGCATTCAACAACAAGCTAATTCATTTCAAGTGTTAAACCGCAATCGGTAG
- a CDS encoding GerMN domain-containing protein has product MTQERAKRVPTGVIASVIIGVLAAGGTGAWWAFRSAQTPNSQQAITTPNSPATNPSVQPGINQTAQVYWLRDTGTSLEVVPSAFTVNSDEPNVVVQTAFEQLLAGPTNNSVSSTIPQGTKLRNVRVQNDGVHVDLSSEFTSGGGSASMSGRLAQVVYTATTIDPNAQVWIDVEGQKLEYLGGEGVMLNQPLTRQSFKENFQL; this is encoded by the coding sequence ATGACACAAGAAAGAGCTAAACGTGTTCCTACTGGTGTAATTGCTAGTGTCATAATCGGCGTTTTAGCAGCAGGCGGAACTGGCGCTTGGTGGGCGTTTCGTTCAGCGCAAACTCCCAATTCACAGCAGGCGATTACAACACCCAACTCACCAGCAACAAATCCATCTGTTCAGCCTGGTATCAATCAAACTGCACAAGTTTATTGGTTGAGAGACACAGGAACAAGTCTAGAAGTTGTGCCAAGTGCATTTACCGTTAATAGTGATGAGCCTAATGTAGTAGTCCAGACCGCATTTGAACAACTCTTGGCAGGACCAACAAACAATTCTGTTAGTAGCACAATTCCCCAAGGAACCAAGCTACGTAACGTTAGAGTTCAAAACGATGGGGTACACGTCGATTTGTCTTCAGAGTTTACAAGTGGCGGTGGTAGCGCTTCTATGAGCGGTCGCCTAGCGCAAGTCGTTTACACCGCAACAACCATAGATCCGAATGCTCAAGTGTGGATCGACGTAGAAGGTCAAAAATTAGAGTATCTGGGTGGTGAAGGCGTCATGTTAAATCAACCTCTTACTAGACAAAGCTTCAAAGAGAATTTTCAACTCTAA